The following nucleotide sequence is from Acyrthosiphon pisum isolate AL4f unplaced genomic scaffold, pea_aphid_22Mar2018_4r6ur Scaffold_19408;HRSCAF=20093, whole genome shotgun sequence.
GCCCATGTATCAGTACCATCTGCCCTTCATGCAACAGCACCAAACACAATTTACGTACCAGCACCAGCCCGCAACTTACCAGCAGTCCGCCACTTCAGCTCCCACCGCGATCTACCAGCACCAGCCGCCCTTCATGCCGCCCGCAACTTACCAGCAGCCCACCACTTCCAATCCGCCTTCGATCTACCAGCAGCCAGCTACTTCAGCACCGACTCCGACTGTGACTTCCCAGCGGCCAtctca
It contains:
- the LOC107885849 gene encoding spermatophorin SP23-like; amino-acid sequence: MYQYHLPFMQQHQTQFTYQHQPATYQQSATSAPTAIYQHQPPFMPPATYQQPTTSNPPSIYQQPATSAPTPTVTSQRPSHKIKFKCLICHITGHRTAECRS